In one Prosthecochloris aestuarii DSM 271 genomic region, the following are encoded:
- a CDS encoding cold shock domain-containing protein, whose protein sequence is MPIKSKVKWFDGKKGYGFILNPEGGEDIFVHFSAIVSDLTFKVLNQDADVEFELDQTQKGLQARNVRELSAGTIMEQPSVAAHSGISPGQSNGQQ, encoded by the coding sequence ATGCCAATTAAAAGTAAAGTTAAATGGTTTGATGGCAAAAAGGGATATGGTTTTATTCTTAACCCTGAAGGGGGAGAGGATATTTTTGTTCATTTTTCGGCTATTGTTTCTGACCTGACTTTCAAGGTCCTCAATCAGGATGCAGATGTCGAATTTGAACTGGATCAGACCCAGAAAGGCCTTCAGGCCCGAAATGTACGGGAGCTTTCCGCGGGTACTATCATGGAGCAGCCATCTGTTGCGGCTCATTCGGGGATCTCTCCAGGCCAGAGCAACGGGCAGCAATAG
- a CDS encoding SDR family oxidoreductase, giving the protein MKEIIIITGAGKGIGRAIAIDFARRAKEKEQCNPILILSSRTRSDLEKVAEICRDLGTETVITETDIADTKATRNLIEMVMERFGHIDCLINNAGVGRFKSLFEMTEEDFDDTMNINAKGTFFLTQKVFPIMEQQRSGHIFFISSIAAETAFKSSSVYSMSKFAQNGLIASLRLYARECNVRVTNIMPGAVYTPMWGESGEHFKNVMMMPEDIASATVDAYLQPGRTCVEEIVIRPTGGDINS; this is encoded by the coding sequence ATGAAAGAGATCATTATCATCACCGGTGCCGGCAAAGGGATCGGACGTGCCATAGCCATTGATTTTGCCCGCCGTGCAAAAGAAAAAGAGCAGTGTAATCCCATACTCATCCTCTCTTCACGAACCAGAAGTGACCTTGAAAAGGTCGCAGAAATCTGTCGTGATCTGGGAACAGAAACAGTGATAACTGAAACCGATATTGCTGACACAAAAGCCACACGAAACCTTATCGAGATGGTCATGGAACGGTTTGGCCACATTGACTGTCTTATCAACAATGCCGGTGTGGGAAGGTTCAAGTCGCTCTTCGAGATGACAGAAGAGGATTTTGACGACACCATGAATATCAATGCGAAAGGAACATTTTTCCTGACCCAGAAGGTTTTTCCGATTATGGAGCAACAGCGATCCGGCCATATCTTCTTCATCAGTTCAATCGCAGCCGAAACCGCCTTCAAGAGTTCGTCGGTATATTCCATGTCAAAATTCGCGCAAAACGGTCTTATCGCCTCCCTCAGACTCTATGCCCGGGAGTGCAATGTTCGGGTTACCAATATCATGCCGGGAGCGGTCTACACCCCCATGTGGGGAGAGAGCGGCGAGCATTTTAAAAATGTCATGATGATGCCTGAAGACATTGCCTCAGCGACCGTCGATGCCTACCTGCAACCAGGCAGAACATGCGTTGAAGAAATCGTTATCCGGCCGACAGGAGGCGATATTAACAGCTGA
- the serS gene encoding serine--tRNA ligase has protein sequence MLDINFIRQNPEKVSRMLEQRQQREDIAKLNQLLDFDVRRRTMVQRTDELKALRNKVSKDIAVIKRSGQGSADDLIVQMKAVADEISGMDDTLKSLEAQIEELLLSLPNKLHEDVPEGRCADDNHIYREKLSFDHKLDFPLDNHLDLGKRLGILDFERGAKITGAGFPVYTAKGARLERALINFMLDQHTSVNGYTEVLPPLFVNRESLRGTGQWPKFADQVYYMNEDNLYAIPTAEVPLTNMHRDEILDASDIPLAYAAYTPCFRREAGSYGKDTRGFLRVHQFNKVELVRYATPTTSYDALQEILSHAEGILQALKIPYRVLLLCSGDISANATKCYDIEVWAPGEGKFLEASSCSNFEDYQARRANIRYRPEDGGKPTYVHTLNGSGLATSRLMVALLENYQTPEGSIRIPDVLQPYTGFSSIDQAAE, from the coding sequence ATGCTTGACATCAATTTCATCCGTCAAAACCCCGAAAAGGTAAGCCGCATGCTGGAACAGCGCCAGCAGCGGGAAGATATTGCCAAACTCAATCAGCTTCTCGACTTCGATGTCCGCAGAAGAACAATGGTTCAGAGAACCGATGAACTCAAAGCCCTCCGCAATAAAGTCTCTAAAGATATTGCCGTCATTAAGCGCTCCGGACAGGGTTCGGCCGACGATCTTATCGTGCAGATGAAAGCTGTCGCTGATGAAATTTCAGGCATGGACGACACCCTTAAATCACTCGAAGCCCAAATAGAGGAGCTTCTTCTTTCACTGCCTAACAAGCTGCATGAGGATGTTCCTGAAGGCCGTTGTGCTGATGACAACCACATTTATCGCGAAAAGCTCTCTTTCGACCATAAGCTCGACTTCCCTCTTGACAATCATCTTGACCTCGGCAAACGCCTTGGGATACTCGATTTTGAACGAGGAGCAAAAATTACCGGCGCGGGCTTTCCGGTCTATACCGCAAAAGGGGCTCGACTGGAAAGAGCACTGATTAACTTCATGCTTGATCAGCATACCTCCGTAAACGGATACACCGAAGTCCTCCCGCCTCTGTTCGTTAACCGTGAATCGCTTCGTGGAACCGGACAGTGGCCGAAATTTGCCGACCAGGTCTATTACATGAATGAGGACAATCTGTATGCTATTCCTACAGCCGAGGTACCGCTCACCAACATGCACCGCGATGAGATCCTTGACGCATCAGATATCCCGCTTGCCTATGCGGCCTATACCCCCTGTTTCCGAAGAGAAGCAGGAAGTTATGGAAAAGACACAAGAGGATTTCTCAGAGTGCATCAGTTCAACAAAGTAGAACTGGTTCGATACGCCACCCCGACAACATCATATGACGCCCTTCAGGAAATTCTCTCCCATGCAGAAGGAATCCTTCAGGCGCTGAAAATCCCCTATCGGGTTCTTCTTCTCTGCAGCGGCGATATCAGTGCCAATGCAACCAAATGCTATGACATTGAAGTGTGGGCGCCGGGTGAAGGAAAATTTCTCGAAGCATCGAGCTGCTCTAACTTTGAAGACTATCAGGCAAGAAGGGCAAATATCCGCTACAGGCCGGAAGATGGGGGCAAACCGACCTATGTTCACACGCTCAACGGATCAGGGCTTGCAACATCGAGACTCATGGTTGCGCTGCTGGAAAACTACCAGACGCCTGAAGGCAGTATCAGAATCCCGGATGTGCTCCAGCCATACACCGGTTTCAGCAGCATCGATCAGGCAGCTGAATGA
- a CDS encoding GatB/YqeY domain-containing protein, whose amino-acid sequence MSLKERINTDLKEAMKSGEKNRLNAIRSIRAALLEKEVSIRVGGKAELTDEQELEVVISLAKKRKDSIQQYIDANRPELAETEKAELEILETYLPAQISHEEIEQTVMTIIAATGASSMKDMGKVMGAAMKELKGKADGGTVQEIVKSALSA is encoded by the coding sequence ATGAGCTTGAAAGAACGCATCAATACAGACCTCAAAGAGGCTATGAAAAGCGGCGAAAAAAACCGCTTAAACGCAATTCGATCCATCAGAGCGGCCCTTCTGGAAAAAGAGGTCTCAATCAGAGTCGGAGGAAAAGCTGAACTGACGGATGAACAGGAACTTGAAGTCGTCATAAGCCTCGCAAAAAAACGCAAGGATTCCATCCAGCAGTATATTGACGCAAACCGGCCGGAACTTGCAGAAACAGAGAAAGCCGAACTGGAAATACTCGAAACCTATCTGCCTGCCCAGATCTCTCACGAGGAAATCGAGCAGACCGTCATGACAATCATTGCCGCAACAGGAGCTTCATCAATGAAAGATATGGGCAAAGTTATGGGGGCGGCCATGAAAGAGCTCAAAGGCAAGGCCGACGGCGGCACAGTACAGGAAATCGTCAAATCAGCACTCTCCGCTTAA